From Dryobates pubescens isolate bDryPub1 unplaced genomic scaffold, bDryPub1.pri scaffold_110_arrow_ctg1, whole genome shotgun sequence:
CAAATAGTTTctggccagagctgcagaatgCCATTGGTgtgggcagtggctttgagggATGGAGTCCCGATGAAGCTGATCGTGTTATCTACCACCTACTTCTGCCCCTGAAGCCACCCACTGGACACAGGTTCCACCTGGAGCCActagggagcaggcagcagattcCAGGCAGGGACTGCCCCATCCGTGTGGAGCTGGAATGCACCTGTGGGGGACAGAAGGCGCTGTGCTTCCTCCACCGTCCTGAGAACCAGATGCCTAAGGTCCTGGACATCCTCTGCACCAACTCATACCTTGATGTGGCTAAACTCGCCCGCTGGTTCAAGGGTTTGGTGAAGAAAGCCTGGGTGGCATTGCCTGAGTCACGTCGCTACAAGATGAAGGTGCTGCCCGACAGCCAGACCTCCTGCCTGATGCAGCTGAAAAGTCACTCCGGAGACACCTTCATGCTTGACATCTTGTTTGGGGTACAGCAAGGTGCCTCAGATATCTTCTTCAGCAGCCCCCCTAGAGCAGACAGCAACACCCCAAGCACAATTTGGGCAGAGAGCTACCTTGTGGCagagaggaagttcttcatccaAATAGCCGAAGAGGTTCCATATGGCAGCTACCACCTCAAGTGCCTACACCTCTGCACCACCATAATGAAGGGCACAGTCTTTACCCCTGATATGATCAAGACAGTTTTCATGCACGTCCTCAACACCACCCCCGtgtcaggctggagcagagaggactGCCTCATGCGCATGGCAGATGTCATGAGGTACCTGCACTACGctctggaagagaagcagctcgACAGCTTCTTCTTTGGCAGTGCAAAGGTGCCCAAGGAGATCATCTTGCCTCCAGACTTCAGAAGATCTAAGCCACCCAACCTCTTTGCGCATCTGGTGCAAGATCAGGCTGCCTACACAGAGGCATTGAGACAGTTTGAGGAGATTGAGGAGGAGCTTTTGGAGAGAGTGATCCCAGGGATCCTAAAGGAAGAGGCGTGCATGGAGCTGTGCCTCAGGAGGTGTATGTCAGCACCTGGAGACTgagcagcctttcctcctccgtGCCCTCAGTGTCTTCTGGGAACTTTCCCCTCTGTACATAGTGGTAAGTCCTTGTTATTTGAGCAAGTGCTTcagctgtgtctgtgttttgctttgttgggaAACGTGGCCATAGTTTTGCTGACTGCTCTCCTCCCCCAGAGTCAGGATGAGCAccttggcagaagagctgaTGTGGTAGGCTTTGGTTTCTCTGATTCTTGTACTAAGGCTTCTGCCATGGGGCAATCACAAGAAATTCTAcccctaactactt
This genomic window contains:
- the LOC128899653 gene encoding inositol 1,4,5-trisphosphate receptor-interacting protein-like 1, with protein sequence MAATKLLALLLQGLILFSVKVHEKPDEATWKRMEEREKEMKQEMTPLMEEMERRSRPQWRKRCHEADSAQTKKDILAISMDEENEERRALEGLEEEKLSDMIFDRSIKWPVQKIISRRLVVKGLVDKLLHNLRMRLSNSFWPELQNAIGVGSGFEGWSPDEADRVIYHLLLPLKPPTGHRFHLEPLGSRQQIPGRDCPIRVELECTCGGQKALCFLHRPENQMPKVLDILCTNSYLDVAKLARWFKGLVKKAWVALPESRRYKMKVLPDSQTSCLMQLKSHSGDTFMLDILFGVQQGASDIFFSSPPRADSNTPSTIWAESYLVAERKFFIQIAEEVPYGSYHLKCLHLCTTIMKGTVFTPDMIKTVFMHVLNTTPVSGWSREDCLMRMADVMRYLHYALEEKQLDSFFFGSAKVPKEIILPPDFRRSKPPNLFAHLVQDQAAYTEALRQFEEIEEELLERVIPGILKEEACMELCLRRCMSAPGD